The Oxalobacteraceae bacterium OTU3CINTB1 genome includes a window with the following:
- the dnaX gene encoding DNA polymerase III subunit gamma/tau, which yields MSYQVLARKYRPKNFETLVGQEHVVRALTHALHSGRLHHAYLFTGTRGVGKTTLSRILAKSLNCVGPDGNGGITPTPCGVCEACTAIDAGRFVDYIEMDAASNRGVDEMAQLLEQAVYAPSNARFKVYMIDEVHMLTNHAFNSMLKTLEEPPEHVKFILATTDPQKIPVTVLSRCLQFNLKQMPPGHIIGHLENILGQEGIAFEQPALRLLAAGAHGSMRDALSLTDQAIAYAAGEVTLDAVQGMLGALDQSYLIRLLDALAAQDGADLLAVADEMATRSLSYNGALQDLGTLLHRIALAQTVPAALPEDLPEYADVVRLAAAFDAEEVQLYYQIAVHGRNELGLAPDEYAGFSMTLLRMLAFRPGVGGAEGQPAGAPAMSRPAAVAAARAAAAPPARAASHVQANHASMTPPAVVAGAAAAMARGELQPPAAAFASAPAPVPAPAPTMAPAAVATASPPVNTAPSPAMAPPAPVPAPAPMAAPMAAPAPAPALAPQAAAAAAAPSGPISPARAALNAALEAARAGSKPGSRAYGGGPAASAPAPAAAEPAPTPTMAAPPPPSQPQAPSAAHTPPGASANFNAAQAAAPSRPAPWEDMPPNAASGGDAAVLEAPVRQAVQPVQQAAPAAAAPQYAAPAAQPAQQQADDEDDLPPWVTEFSDDSAIAQAAPARADHATAYAAPAQSQSYAPSHSPSAAPAPAANAMGDGVQAFVAPARAAPAPAKAPYAYVITPVPELGWDGNWPAVAAALPLRGVAQQLAMQAELIECGIDGNAIVFKVRVPIETWRTQGNVEKLTVALTERFGRAVRVDTELGAVWYTASAEAQAHRAACQRAAEETIANDPFVNSMIREFDAWVVPGSIVPPAAALAASPS from the coding sequence ATGTCCTATCAAGTCCTCGCCCGTAAATACCGCCCCAAGAACTTCGAAACGCTCGTCGGCCAGGAGCACGTCGTGCGCGCGCTCACGCACGCGCTGCACAGCGGACGCCTGCACCACGCCTACCTGTTCACCGGTACGCGGGGCGTCGGCAAGACCACTTTGTCGCGCATCCTGGCCAAGTCGCTCAATTGCGTCGGCCCGGACGGCAACGGCGGCATCACGCCGACCCCTTGCGGCGTGTGCGAGGCGTGCACCGCGATCGACGCGGGCCGCTTTGTCGACTATATAGAGATGGACGCGGCGTCGAACCGGGGCGTGGACGAGATGGCGCAGCTGCTCGAACAGGCGGTATATGCGCCGAGTAATGCGCGCTTCAAGGTCTATATGATCGATGAGGTGCACATGCTGACCAACCACGCCTTCAACTCGATGCTGAAGACGCTGGAAGAACCGCCGGAGCACGTCAAGTTCATCCTGGCGACGACCGATCCGCAAAAGATTCCCGTGACGGTGCTGTCGCGCTGCCTGCAATTTAACTTGAAGCAGATGCCGCCTGGCCACATTATCGGCCACCTGGAAAATATCCTGGGGCAGGAGGGCATTGCCTTCGAACAGCCGGCTTTGCGCCTGCTGGCCGCCGGCGCCCACGGTTCGATGCGCGACGCGCTGTCGCTGACCGACCAGGCGATCGCCTATGCGGCCGGCGAGGTGACGCTCGACGCGGTGCAGGGCATGCTCGGCGCGCTCGACCAGTCCTATCTGATCCGCCTGCTCGACGCATTGGCCGCGCAGGACGGCGCCGACTTGCTGGCCGTGGCCGATGAGATGGCCACGCGCAGTCTGTCGTACAACGGCGCGCTGCAGGATCTGGGCACGTTGCTGCACCGGATCGCCCTGGCGCAGACGGTGCCGGCCGCGCTGCCGGAGGATTTGCCCGAATATGCCGACGTCGTGCGTCTGGCCGCCGCGTTCGACGCGGAAGAAGTGCAACTGTATTACCAGATCGCCGTGCACGGCCGCAATGAACTGGGCCTGGCGCCGGATGAATATGCCGGTTTCTCGATGACCTTGCTGCGCATGCTGGCCTTTCGGCCCGGCGTAGGCGGGGCCGAAGGACAACCGGCGGGCGCGCCGGCGATGTCGCGTCCGGCGGCTGTGGCGGCCGCCCGCGCCGCCGCCGCGCCGCCTGCGCGCGCGGCTTCGCATGTGCAGGCCAACCACGCCAGCATGACGCCGCCTGCGGTCGTTGCCGGCGCCGCCGCCGCGATGGCGCGTGGCGAGCTGCAGCCGCCTGCGGCCGCCTTCGCTTCCGCGCCTGCGCCCGTCCCAGCGCCAGCGCCGACGATGGCTCCCGCGGCTGTCGCGACGGCAAGTCCACCGGTGAATACGGCGCCGTCGCCGGCAATGGCGCCACCTGCGCCTGTGCCGGCCCCGGCTCCAATGGCCGCGCCGATGGCGGCACCGGCACCGGCACCGGCACTGGCGCCACAGGCCGCGGCCGCAGCCGCCGCGCCTTCTGGCCCGATCAGTCCGGCCCGCGCGGCGTTGAACGCCGCGCTGGAAGCGGCGCGCGCCGGTTCCAAGCCCGGGTCGCGCGCCTATGGCGGCGGACCCGCCGCATCGGCGCCAGCGCCAGCCGCTGCCGAGCCGGCCCCGACGCCAACGATGGCCGCTCCACCGCCGCCATCGCAGCCGCAGGCGCCGAGCGCTGCCCATACGCCGCCGGGGGCATCCGCAAATTTTAATGCCGCGCAGGCCGCCGCACCGTCGCGTCCTGCGCCATGGGAAGATATGCCGCCAAACGCGGCCTCGGGTGGCGACGCCGCCGTGTTGGAAGCGCCGGTGCGTCAGGCCGTGCAGCCGGTTCAGCAAGCAGCGCCTGCCGCCGCCGCGCCGCAATACGCCGCGCCCGCCGCCCAGCCTGCACAACAGCAAGCCGACGACGAGGACGACCTGCCGCCGTGGGTCACCGAATTTTCCGACGACAGCGCGATAGCGCAAGCGGCGCCGGCGCGCGCCGATCACGCCACCGCCTACGCGGCGCCCGCGCAAAGCCAGTCTTACGCACCGTCGCACAGCCCATCGGCCGCCCCGGCCCCGGCCGCCAACGCCATGGGCGATGGCGTGCAGGCGTTCGTCGCGCCGGCCCGCGCCGCGCCGGCGCCCGCCAAGGCGCCGTACGCCTACGTCATCACCCCGGTGCCGGAGCTGGGCTGGGACGGCAACTGGCCGGCCGTCGCCGCCGCGCTGCCGTTGCGCGGCGTGGCCCAGCAACTGGCCATGCAGGCTGAGCTGATCGAGTGCGGCATCGACGGCAACGCCATCGTCTTCAAGGTCCGCGTGCCGATCGAAACCTGGCGCACGCAGGGCAACGTGGAAAAGCTGACCGTGGCGCTGACCGAGCGTTTCGGCCGCGCCGTGCGCGTCGATACCGAACTGGGCGCCGTCTGGTACACCGCCAGCGCCGAGGCGCAGGCGCACCGAGCGGCCTGCCAGCGGGCCGCCGAAGAGACCATCGCCAACGATCCCTTTGTGAACAGCATGATTCGCGAGTTCGACGCCTGGGTGGTGCCGGGCTCCATCGTGCCGCCGGCGGCGGCCCTGGCCGCGTCGCCGAGCTGA
- the nusB gene encoding transcription antitermination factor NusB: protein MTDKILHANPSKSRTPRHRAREFALQGLYQWLLNNEDAATVVNNIRGAHGFDKADGDHFTVLLYGAIKDSVALRETFAPLVDRGISELSPIEHAVLLIGAFELKNNLEIPYRVVINEAVELTKSFGGIDGHKYVNGVLDKLAARLRPDEVAADKKR from the coding sequence ATGACAGATAAAATTTTGCACGCCAACCCTAGCAAGAGTCGCACGCCGCGTCACCGCGCACGCGAGTTCGCGTTGCAGGGTTTGTATCAGTGGCTGCTGAACAATGAAGACGCCGCCACCGTGGTGAACAACATCCGTGGCGCGCACGGCTTCGACAAGGCCGACGGCGACCATTTCACCGTGCTGCTGTACGGCGCGATCAAGGATTCGGTGGCGTTGCGCGAGACGTTCGCGCCGCTGGTCGACCGCGGCATCTCCGAACTGTCCCCGATCGAGCACGCGGTGCTGCTGATCGGCGCGTTCGAACTGAAGAACAACCTGGAAATTCCTTACCGCGTCGTCATCAACGAAGCGGTGGAGTTGACCAAGTCGTTCGGCGGTATCGACGGCCACAAATACGTCAACGGCGTGCTGGACAAGCTGGCCGCGCGTCTGCGTCCGGACGAAGTGGCGGCCGACAAGAAGCGTTAA
- the ribBA gene encoding bifunctional 3,4-dihydroxy-2-butanone-4-phosphate synthase/GTP cyclohydrolase II, whose protein sequence is MSISSTEEIVAELRAGRMVILVDEEDRENEGDLVLAADFVTPEAINFMVKHARGLVCLTLTEERCDQLNLSMMSTRNGTAFGTNFTVSIEAAEGVTTGISAADRAKTIQVAVAKDTQPTDIVQPGHIFPLKAQKGGVLMRAGHTEAGCDLTAMAGLTPASVICEIMKDDGTMARLPDLMEFAKEHNLKIGTIADLIHYRSRNESLVEQIGERQLKTAQGEFRMIAYRDKPSGSAHLALIHGQIEKNKETLVRVHQPVSILDILESEATTHSWNLSSSLAAVQAADSGVIVLLNCEETAEQFFSQFQALDKPETKPKGRAASMDLRSYGIGAQILKEVGVCKMQLLASPRKMPSMTGFDLEVTGYLAKPH, encoded by the coding sequence ATGTCAATTTCCAGCACCGAAGAAATCGTCGCCGAATTGCGCGCTGGCCGCATGGTGATCCTGGTCGATGAAGAAGACCGGGAAAACGAAGGTGACCTGGTGCTCGCGGCGGATTTCGTCACGCCGGAAGCCATCAATTTCATGGTCAAGCACGCGCGCGGCCTGGTCTGCCTGACCCTGACCGAAGAGCGCTGCGACCAGTTGAACCTGTCGATGATGTCGACCCGTAACGGTACCGCCTTCGGCACCAACTTTACCGTCTCGATCGAGGCGGCGGAGGGCGTGACCACCGGTATCTCGGCCGCCGACCGCGCCAAGACCATCCAGGTGGCCGTGGCCAAGGATACGCAGCCGACCGATATCGTCCAGCCGGGCCACATCTTCCCGCTGAAGGCGCAAAAGGGCGGCGTGCTGATGCGCGCCGGCCATACCGAAGCCGGTTGCGACCTGACCGCGATGGCGGGCCTGACCCCGGCCTCGGTGATCTGCGAGATCATGAAGGACGACGGCACGATGGCGCGTCTGCCGGACCTGATGGAATTTGCCAAGGAACACAACTTGAAGATCGGCACCATCGCCGACCTGATCCACTATCGCAGCCGCAACGAGTCGCTGGTCGAGCAGATCGGCGAGCGCCAGCTGAAGACGGCGCAGGGCGAGTTCCGCATGATCGCCTACCGCGACAAGCCGAGCGGCTCGGCCCACTTGGCGCTGATCCACGGCCAGATCGAAAAGAACAAAGAAACCCTGGTGCGCGTGCACCAGCCGGTCTCCATCCTCGACATCCTCGAGTCGGAGGCGACCACCCACTCGTGGAACCTGTCGTCGTCGCTGGCGGCGGTCCAGGCCGCCGATAGCGGCGTGATCGTGCTGCTCAATTGCGAGGAGACGGCCGAGCAGTTCTTCTCCCAGTTCCAGGCGCTCGACAAGCCCGAGACGAAACCGAAAGGCCGCGCGGCCAGCATGGACCTGCGCAGCTACGGCATCGGCGCGCAAATCTTGAAGGAAGTCGGCGTGTGCAAGATGCAGCTGCTGGCCAGCCCGCGCAAGATGCCGTCGATGACAGGCTTCGATCTGGAAGTGACCGGCTACCTGGCCAAACCACACTAA
- the ribD gene encoding bifunctional diaminohydroxyphosphoribosylaminopyrimidine deaminase/5-amino-6-(5-phosphoribosylamino)uracil reductase RibD: MTLALEWAAKGLYTTSPNPHIGCVIVRDGQVIGAGVTQQAGGDHAEIQAIKDAQARGHDVRGATAYVTLEPCNHFGRTPPCSDALVRAGLGRVVAAMEDPNPLVAGQGLAKLRAAGIETSTGLLAEQAYELNIGFFSRMTRGLPWVRMKSAASLDGMTALRNGVSQWITGPEARADGHAWRARACAILTGIGTVKADDPQLTVRAVETPRQPRRIVVDSKLDISPSAKILEGGGTWIVAAVPNPEKEAALRAVGADVIMLPNAAGKVDLPELMRELGRRQINELHVEAGGKLNGSLIREGCVDELLLYLAPSLIGDAQGMFALPALTDLSLQQRLKFHEVKQIGEDLRILARFTHL, from the coding sequence ATGACCCTGGCCCTGGAATGGGCCGCGAAGGGGCTGTACACGACGTCGCCCAATCCGCACATCGGCTGCGTGATCGTGCGCGACGGGCAAGTCATCGGCGCCGGGGTAACGCAGCAAGCCGGCGGCGACCATGCGGAAATCCAGGCGATCAAGGATGCGCAGGCACGCGGCCACGACGTGCGCGGCGCCACCGCCTATGTCACCCTGGAGCCGTGCAATCACTTCGGCCGCACGCCGCCATGCTCGGACGCGTTGGTGCGCGCCGGCCTCGGCCGCGTGGTGGCGGCGATGGAAGACCCGAATCCACTGGTCGCGGGGCAGGGGCTGGCCAAGCTGCGCGCCGCCGGCATCGAGACCAGCACCGGCCTGCTGGCCGAGCAAGCGTATGAATTGAACATCGGCTTTTTCTCGCGCATGACGCGCGGCCTGCCGTGGGTGCGCATGAAGAGCGCCGCGAGCCTGGACGGCATGACGGCGCTGCGCAACGGCGTGAGCCAATGGATCACCGGGCCCGAGGCGCGCGCCGACGGCCACGCGTGGCGCGCGCGCGCCTGCGCCATCCTGACCGGCATCGGCACCGTCAAGGCCGACGATCCGCAGCTGACGGTGCGGGCGGTCGAGACGCCGCGCCAGCCGCGCCGCATCGTGGTCGACAGCAAGCTCGATATCAGCCCGTCCGCCAAGATACTGGAGGGCGGCGGCACCTGGATCGTGGCGGCGGTCCCCAATCCGGAGAAGGAGGCGGCCTTGCGCGCCGTCGGCGCCGACGTCATCATGCTGCCCAACGCGGCCGGCAAGGTGGACCTGCCGGAACTGATGCGCGAGCTGGGCCGCCGGCAGATCAATGAATTGCACGTCGAGGCCGGCGGCAAGCTCAATGGTTCGCTGATCCGCGAGGGCTGCGTCGACGAGCTGCTGCTGTACCTGGCGCCGAGCCTGATCGGCGACGCGCAGGGCATGTTCGCGCTGCCGGCGCTGACCGACCTGTCGCTGCAGCAGCGCCTAAAATTTCACGAGGTTAAGCAGATCGGCGAAGATTTGCGTATCCTTGCACGATTCACCCATCTTTAA
- the ubiD gene encoding 4-hydroxy-3-polyprenylbenzoate decarboxylase, with translation MKYSDLRDFISQLQRMDELRPILLPVSPHLEMTEVSDRTLRAGGPALLFKNPTGHSMPVLTNLFGTPRRVALGMGAEEVGELRKIGHVLARLKEPEPPKDFKDLLGLGSLVKAVWDMAPKELRGAPCHDIVWEGADVDLAKLPIQHCWPGDIAPLITWGLVITKGPNKKRQNLGIYRQQVLGPNKVIMRWLAHRGGALDFREHAIQNKGKPYPICVALGADPATILGAVTPVPDSLSEYQFAGLLRGSRTELVKAIGSELRVPASAEIVLEGHIYPDENHPSGYEHALEGPYGDHTGYYNEQDSFPVFTIDRITMRRDPIYHSTYTGKPPDEPAVLGLALNEVFIPLLQKQFTEITDFYLPPEGCSYRMAVVQIKKQYAGHAKRVMFGVWSFLRQFMYTKFIVVVDEDVNVRDWKEVIWAITTRVDPTRDTTLVDNTPIDYLDFASPVSGLGSKMGIDATNKWPGETTREWGTTITMTPEVKTRVDQIWQELGL, from the coding sequence ATGAAATATTCAGATTTGCGAGATTTTATTTCTCAGTTGCAACGAATGGACGAACTTAGGCCCATTTTATTGCCCGTTTCGCCGCATTTAGAGATGACCGAGGTATCCGACCGCACATTGCGGGCCGGCGGGCCGGCATTGCTGTTCAAAAATCCTACCGGACACAGCATGCCGGTGCTGACCAATCTGTTCGGCACGCCGCGCCGCGTCGCGCTCGGCATGGGGGCGGAGGAGGTCGGCGAGTTGCGCAAAATCGGCCACGTGCTGGCGCGGCTGAAGGAGCCGGAGCCGCCGAAGGATTTCAAGGACCTGCTGGGCCTGGGCTCGCTGGTCAAGGCCGTCTGGGACATGGCGCCGAAGGAATTGCGCGGCGCGCCGTGCCACGACATCGTGTGGGAGGGCGCCGATGTCGATTTGGCCAAGCTGCCGATTCAACATTGCTGGCCGGGCGATATCGCGCCGCTGATCACCTGGGGCCTGGTGATCACCAAGGGCCCTAATAAGAAGCGCCAGAACCTGGGCATCTACCGCCAGCAAGTGCTGGGCCCGAACAAGGTCATCATGCGCTGGCTGGCGCATCGCGGCGGCGCGCTCGATTTCCGCGAGCACGCCATACAGAACAAGGGCAAGCCCTATCCGATCTGCGTCGCGCTGGGCGCCGATCCCGCTACTATATTAGGCGCGGTCACGCCGGTGCCCGACAGCTTGTCGGAATACCAGTTCGCCGGCCTGCTGCGCGGCAGCCGCACCGAGCTGGTCAAGGCCATCGGCAGCGAGCTGCGCGTGCCGGCGTCGGCCGAGATCGTGCTCGAAGGCCATATCTATCCGGACGAGAACCATCCGTCCGGCTACGAGCACGCGCTGGAGGGGCCGTATGGCGACCACACCGGCTACTATAATGAGCAGGACTCCTTCCCGGTGTTTACGATCGACCGCATCACGATGCGCCGCGATCCGATCTACCACTCTACTTATACAGGCAAGCCGCCGGACGAGCCGGCCGTGCTGGGCCTGGCACTGAACGAGGTGTTCATTCCGCTGCTGCAAAAGCAGTTCACCGAGATCACCGATTTCTATCTGCCGCCGGAAGGTTGCAGCTACCGCATGGCGGTGGTGCAGATCAAGAAACAGTACGCCGGCCACGCCAAGCGGGTGATGTTCGGCGTGTGGAGCTTCCTGCGCCAGTTTATGTATACCAAGTTCATCGTGGTGGTGGACGAGGATGTGAACGTGCGCGACTGGAAGGAAGTGATCTGGGCGATCACCACCCGCGTCGATCCGACCCGCGACACCACCCTGGTCGACAACACGCCGATCGATTACCTCGACTTCGCCTCGCCGGTGAGCGGCCTGGGCAGCAAGATGGGCATCGACGCGACCAACAAGTGGCCGGGGGAAACGACCCGCGAGTGGGGCACGACGATCACCATGACGCCCGAGGTGAAAACGCGTGTCGATCAGATTTGGCAGGAGTTGGGCCTGTAG
- a CDS encoding transglycosylase SLT domain-containing protein codes for MINRFTSASAAARTYLAGQPATSFLTARVSAKGIFTTAQHTLTILGVTALVVMAVFFVRPDLAKALSDSLNPAPEVPAVAAVVAPPLSALMQTQASAPVTASANAKDAPLSADEKALMGTQKQQQWVTSWLSKRYRVAGDAANMLVSTAYLTAREIKLDPLLILAVMAIESGLNPFAESPVGAQGLMQVMSKIHHDKFQEMGGLQAALNPVANIRVGSLILKDYVQRGGSVEAGLKIYVGAAAFEHDDGYGSKVMAEYNRLKQVSAGKKVPTITPMLAAAKPQPQQQPQAAPIAAASSANHDTQIAGL; via the coding sequence ATGATTAATCGCTTCACTAGTGCGTCGGCTGCGGCCCGCACTTACCTGGCCGGCCAGCCAGCGACGTCGTTTTTGACGGCCCGCGTATCGGCAAAGGGCATTTTCACCACCGCCCAGCACACTCTGACCATTCTTGGTGTGACCGCTTTAGTTGTTATGGCAGTATTTTTTGTTCGTCCGGACCTGGCCAAAGCCCTGAGCGACAGCCTGAACCCGGCTCCAGAAGTCCCAGCCGTCGCCGCCGTCGTGGCGCCGCCGCTGTCGGCTCTGATGCAAACCCAAGCCTCCGCTCCGGTAACCGCCTCGGCCAACGCCAAGGACGCACCGCTGAGCGCCGACGAAAAAGCGCTGATGGGTACCCAGAAGCAGCAGCAATGGGTGACCTCGTGGCTGTCGAAGCGTTACCGCGTGGCGGGCGACGCCGCCAACATGCTCGTTTCCACCGCCTATCTGACGGCCCGTGAGATCAAACTCGATCCACTGCTGATCCTGGCGGTGATGGCGATCGAATCCGGCCTCAATCCGTTCGCGGAAAGCCCGGTCGGCGCGCAAGGCCTGATGCAAGTCATGTCGAAGATCCACCACGACAAGTTCCAGGAAATGGGCGGCCTGCAAGCGGCGCTCAATCCGGTCGCCAACATCCGCGTTGGCTCGCTGATCCTCAAGGATTACGTCCAGCGTGGCGGTTCGGTCGAAGCCGGCCTGAAAATCTACGTCGGCGCGGCAGCGTTCGAGCATGACGACGGCTACGGCTCGAAAGTCATGGCCGAGTACAACCGTCTGAAGCAGGTTTCGGCAGGCAAGAAAGTACCGACGATCACGCCGATGCTGGCAGCCGCCAAGCCACAACCGCAGCAGCAGCCGCAAGCCGCGCCGATCGCGGCCGCGTCAAGCGCGAACCACGACACGCAAATCGCCGGCCTCTGA
- a CDS encoding transporter: MTRQTSEPAAKLLIALAMGALAVPAIAQDGPPITPYRPSVSSPAQLPAPGQLEFELGGLSTKTDDDRRASLPYTFKLGFNEQWGVVVGGEAYVSARTDGEPRQRGVGDTTLELKRAFLIDDHTAFGLELGVKLPTAKDSIGSGRSDVVLNGIYSQDMGIVHMDANLNATRLGADEAGSGRIQKGWSASFSAPVSEKWGVTTELSGTHRRGQGNTAQLLVAATYSPTKRLTIDWGVARGLTPASPDWSLFSGIVLPLAKFW; this comes from the coding sequence ATGACGCGACAAACCTCGGAGCCGGCCGCAAAACTGCTGATTGCGCTGGCAATGGGAGCGCTGGCAGTGCCGGCGATTGCGCAGGATGGGCCGCCCATCACGCCCTATCGCCCCTCGGTCTCGAGCCCGGCACAATTGCCCGCGCCCGGCCAGCTGGAATTCGAGCTCGGCGGCCTGAGCACTAAAACGGACGACGACCGGCGTGCGAGTTTGCCGTACACCTTCAAGCTGGGGTTCAACGAGCAATGGGGCGTGGTGGTCGGCGGTGAAGCCTATGTCTCGGCGCGCACGGACGGCGAGCCCCGCCAGCGCGGCGTCGGCGATACGACCTTGGAGCTCAAGCGCGCCTTCCTCATCGACGATCACACGGCGTTCGGCCTGGAGCTGGGCGTGAAATTGCCGACCGCCAAAGACAGCATCGGCAGCGGCCGCAGCGATGTCGTCCTCAACGGCATCTACAGCCAGGACATGGGCATCGTCCACATGGACGCCAATCTGAACGCGACACGGCTGGGCGCCGACGAGGCCGGCAGCGGACGGATTCAAAAAGGCTGGTCGGCCTCGTTCTCCGCGCCCGTGTCGGAAAAATGGGGCGTGACCACGGAACTGTCGGGCACGCACCGCCGCGGCCAGGGCAATACCGCCCAGCTGCTGGTGGCCGCCACCTACAGCCCGACCAAGCGCCTGACCATCGACTGGGGTGTCGCCCGGGGACTCACCCCGGCCTCGCCTGACTGGTCGCTGTTCAGCGGGATCGTGCTGCCATTGGCCAAGTTCTGGTAA
- a CDS encoding riboflavin synthase, translated as MFTGIVAAVGKIESVQPLEGGSYAGVRLDVNAGGLPLADVALGDSIALNGACMTVIEKTDTNFSVDVSRESLNCTVGLDTLTEVNLEKAVTLSERLGGHLVTGHVDGLGVVRKFEAVGESWELVVEAPHHLAKFLAFKGSIVVNGVSLTVNRVTDIGTGADLVCQFSINLIPHTIAVTTLKHLSVGKQVNLEIDLIARYVERMVSIGAATMP; from the coding sequence ATGTTTACTGGAATCGTCGCCGCTGTCGGCAAAATTGAATCGGTCCAACCTTTGGAAGGCGGCTCGTATGCGGGCGTGCGCCTGGACGTCAACGCTGGCGGCTTGCCGCTGGCCGATGTCGCGCTGGGCGATTCGATCGCCCTCAACGGCGCCTGCATGACCGTGATCGAAAAGACCGACACCAACTTCAGCGTCGACGTCTCGCGCGAGAGCCTCAATTGCACCGTCGGCCTCGATACCCTGACCGAAGTGAACCTGGAAAAGGCCGTGACCCTGAGCGAGCGCCTCGGCGGCCATCTGGTCACCGGTCACGTCGACGGCCTGGGCGTGGTGCGCAAGTTCGAGGCGGTGGGCGAGTCGTGGGAATTGGTTGTCGAAGCCCCGCACCATCTGGCCAAGTTTTTGGCATTCAAGGGTTCGATCGTGGTCAACGGCGTGTCACTGACCGTCAACCGCGTGACCGACATCGGCACCGGCGCCGATCTGGTGTGCCAGTTCTCGATCAACCTGATTCCCCACACCATCGCTGTAACGACCCTCAAACACCTGAGCGTCGGCAAGCAGGTCAACCTGGAAATCGACCTGATCGCCCGCTATGTCGAGCGCATGGTCTCGATCGGCGCGGCGACCATGCCTTAA
- the ribH gene encoding 6,7-dimethyl-8-ribityllumazine synthase, with product MTVGSYETNLSGDGLRVGIVQARFNEDVCHGLLSACLAELKRLGVADEDVLHVAVPGALEVPLVLQKMAESQQFDALIALGAVIRGETYHFELVSNESGAGITRIGLDYGIPIANAILTTENDEQAEARMAVKGADAARVAVEMANLTIALEELSQDQGDDE from the coding sequence ATGACGGTAGGAAGCTACGAAACCAATTTGTCCGGCGACGGTTTGCGCGTCGGCATCGTTCAGGCGCGTTTTAACGAGGACGTCTGCCACGGCTTGCTGTCCGCCTGCCTGGCCGAACTGAAACGCCTGGGCGTGGCAGACGAGGACGTGCTGCATGTGGCCGTTCCCGGCGCGCTGGAAGTGCCGCTGGTGCTGCAGAAGATGGCCGAGTCGCAGCAGTTCGACGCGCTGATCGCGCTGGGCGCGGTCATCCGCGGCGAAACGTATCACTTCGAGCTGGTCTCGAACGAGTCGGGCGCGGGCATCACCCGTATCGGCCTCGATTATGGTATTCCTATCGCCAACGCTATTCTGACCACCGAGAACGACGAGCAGGCGGAAGCACGCATGGCCGTCAAAGGCGCCGACGCCGCCCGCGTGGCCGTCGAGATGGCCAACCTGACCATCGCGCTCGAAGAGCTGAGCCAGGATCAGGGCGACGACGAGTAA
- a CDS encoding helix-turn-helix domain-containing protein, producing MYHFTDGGLRNVWLKNGYVEKNTPYGKAVSFHDLPGLTKTICNALIKKPGKLNSAEFRYIRNAMELSQRSLGKLLGCSEQAVAKWEKQGRIPKAEDFLIRRIYADKVGGDGKVGAVVEMLNAIDRISHSKIIVSEDHEKWTSQIEISEDDAIQVEQA from the coding sequence ATGTACCACTTTACCGATGGTGGACTGCGCAATGTGTGGCTCAAAAATGGCTATGTTGAAAAAAACACTCCATACGGGAAGGCGGTGTCGTTCCACGATCTCCCAGGCTTAACAAAGACGATCTGCAATGCACTTATAAAGAAGCCTGGGAAGCTGAACAGCGCGGAATTTCGTTATATTCGGAACGCCATGGAGTTATCTCAACGCTCACTTGGCAAGCTACTCGGCTGTTCAGAGCAAGCGGTCGCCAAATGGGAAAAGCAAGGACGCATTCCGAAAGCTGAGGATTTCTTAATTAGGCGGATTTATGCCGATAAGGTGGGTGGTGACGGGAAAGTGGGAGCCGTCGTCGAGATGCTCAATGCCATCGATAGGATCTCGCATTCAAAAATTATAGTCTCCGAGGATCACGAGAAATGGACATCGCAGATAGAGATATCTGAAGACGACGCAATCCAAGTTGAACAAGCATGA